The proteins below come from a single Lodderomyces elongisporus chromosome 3, complete sequence genomic window:
- the NHP2 gene encoding snoRNA-binding protein yields MGSSSKKESKKDVKTKSTEETTTSPDDNYEKRMSAILPFAQPLASKKLNKKILKTIKKASKAKHVKRGVKEVVKALRKGEKGLVIIAGDISPADVISHIPVLCEDNSVSYIFIPSKEDLGGAGATKRPTSCVMIVPGGGKTKKNADKVDEYRESYDEIVKEISASA; encoded by the coding sequence ATGGGAAGCAGcagtaaaaaagaaagcaagaAAGACGTCAAGACCAAACTGACAGAAGAGACCACCACGTCTCCAGATGATAACTacgaaaaaagaatgctGGCCATCTTACCATTTGCTCAACCTCTTGCGTCCAAGAAACTTAACAAGAAAATcttgaaaacaataaagaagGCATCTAAAGCCAAGCATGTGAAGAGAGGTGTTAAAGAAGTTGTTAAAGCTTTGAGGAAGGGAGAGAAGGGTCTCGTTATAATTGCTGGAGATATTAGTCCCGCCGATGTCATCTCACACATTCCAGTTCTCTGTGAAGATAACTCAGTTTCATATATTTTCATTCCATCAAAAGAGGATTTGGGTGGTGCAGGTGCCACAAAGAGGCCAACATCGTGTGTGATGATTGTGCCTGGCGGAGGAAAAACTAAGAAGAACGCTGATAAGGTGGACGAGTACAGAGAAAGTTACGACGAAATTGTAAAGGAAATTAGTGCTTCGGCCTAG
- a CDS encoding uncharacterized protein (BUSCO:EOG09262E7W), giving the protein MSSPNKESQRSDSDSSITAVDYIQKQSELEKEARELMPYEPDKCTYEMGELRQSIYACLTCSKENDETPIGICYSCSIHCHSQHELVELFTKRLFVCDCGTTRMSKTPDGACKLRRQAGDADLRDRRNLSSVPSISAATNSQRRHSSSVQLEAEDIPSSSNVYNQNFHGRFCGCKSLYNPLEETGNMLQCYFGFECGEDWYHDQCIMGFAPDTFKTKENTDGSTEAGENMLDKLSPAGLTAEQKEYAFEGAPKDTFVDTVNTIQNSEESNGNEVDKTFEKEKEEGTNNKEKEQEKEQEKEQEQEQEQGQEQEQEQEDIDDQEMIKKLKYFPPLSSFDQFICWQCVAKFAAIFNELEKLVPQIVHAKLPRFEGVKTVEEWHELAQKDNEPMRKRVKLESPPNTATTENEYAGNTQNLSSLFLSNDFKEKLKEVIPKVDKDSKLAQFLHNNSFLYDEDPIYEPPMDSSEEEWSTTVSYLDMSAADAMHSLPRKQAIETIQGYDKMRAKLREFFKPFAEQGKVVTEEEVKSFFGTINNGDTK; this is encoded by the coding sequence ATGTCTAGCCCCAACAAAGAATCTCAGAGGAGTGACAGTGACTCCTCCATCACGGCTGTTGACTATATCCAAAAACAGTCAGagcttgaaaaagaagcaagagAGCTCATGCCATATGAGCCAGACAAATGTACTTATGAAATGGGTGAGCTCCGTCAATCAATTTACGCTTGTTTAACTTGTTCAAAGGAGAATGACGAAACTCCAATTGGGATTTGCTATTCTTGTTCAATCCATTGCCATTCTCAACATGAACTTGTTGAGCTATTCACTAAacgtttgtttgtttgtgatTGTGGAACAACACGAATGTCAAAGACACCAGATGGGGCATGTAAGTTAAGGAGGCAAGCAGGAGACGCAGATTTAAGAGATAGAAGAAACTTGTCTTCAGTTCCGTCTATTTCAGCCGCAACAAATAGTCAACGCCGACATTCGAGCCTGGTACAATTGGAGGCAGAGGATATACCAAGTAGCTCAAACGTATACAATCAGAATTTTCATGGTAGATTTTGTGGGTGCAAACTGCTTTATAACCCACTTGAGGAAACTGGAAACATGCTTCAATGTTACTTTGGATTCGAGTGTGGGGAAGATTGGTACCATGACCAATGCATTATGGGGTTTGCTCCAGATACATTTAAAACTAAGGAGAATACGGATGGATCAACGGAAGCTGGTGAGAATATGTTAGATAAATTGTCTCCAGCAGGGTTGACTGCGGAACAAAAAGAGTATGCATTTGAGGGAGCTCCTAAGGACACTTTTGTCGATACAGTGAATACAATTCAAAACAGTGAAGAGAGTAACGGCAATGAAGTTGATAAAACttttgaaaaggaaaaagaagaaggcaCCAACAATAAGGAGAAGGAGCAAGAGAAGGAGCAAGAGAAGgagcaagaacaagagcaagagcaggggcaagaacaagagcaagaacaagaagataTAGATGACCAGGAAATGATTAAAAAGTTGAAATACTTTCCGCCCTTGAGTTCATTTGACCAGTTTATATGCTGGCAATGCGTCGCTAAGTTTGCCGCAATATTCAATGAGTTGGAGAAACTTGTACCCCAAATTGTGCATGCAAAGTTGCCCAGGTTCGAAGGGGTGAAAACTGTTGAGGAATGGCATGAGCTTGCTCAAAAGGATAACGAGCCTATGAGAAAAAGGGTCAAATTAGAGTCACCACCAAATACCGCTACCACTGAAAATGAATACGCAGGTAACACCCAAAACCTTAGCTCGTTATTCCTTTCAAACgatttcaaagaaaaactaaAGGAAGTAATTCCAAAAGTTGACAAGGACTCAAAACTAGCACAATTTTTACACAATAACAGCTTTCTTTATGACGAAGATCCTATTTACGAACCACCTATGGACCTGTCGGAAGAGGAGTGGTCCACAACTGTATCTTACTTAGACATGAGTGCAGCCGATGCAATGCACTCTTTACCAAGAAAACAGGCAATAGAAACAATACAAGGATACGACAAAATGAGAGCAAAGTTACGCGAGTTTTTCAAACCATTTGCAGAGCAAGGGAAAGTTGTTACTGAAGAGGAAGTAAAAAGCTTTTTTGGAACAATTAATAATGGCGACACCAAATAG
- the PIM1 gene encoding ATP-dependent Lon protease pim1 (BUSCO:EOG09260RRN; MEROPS:MER0000496), with product MQHIQSQQSIRFASSAPLAQDLKSIAPFINQISAIPPPLYQLHQNDLLSIRDPAYLFDSSSGSHFTDKPTSEEPDKSEKSEKSEKSDKPTRNRKRTPKDQEKTPETPANPDATDKSKVEDKKDKEEVPSNDESSDSKLSIDPNSPTSGSSVGASSGANVSGGGDNDGNNGKNGINGDGKDGNSNDNNNDNSSKDDNSLVVSRTGLYSPLLAIPMRDRPGLPGNHHSIVVRDPEVIKCLKEVVDKREPYFLLFHVRDMNHPESDADIIKNKDFVHNVGTLCQIHKITSMDASSVTVLAYIQNRVKMVDLSTPEVKSKNIEEQKDFATAYLKKFGVSYAAVQPLKDEPYDKNSVEIRALVENFKSLCAELPQSPLATEGGKKLLEFPSMLADFIGGSVTGSPDQIQDIIETLDVKKKLEKTLNLLKTEVEADMIKRQAITNMRERMEKQYAQSMVKEFAKELLKAAGLGENSKAAKFDERVKKLKMPEEALEAYKTEKARLGTSSDTESNTVERYLDWLTSIPFGIYSKDSFNVKKAREILDRDHYGLKDVKDRILEFISVGKVSGTVNGKIICLAGPPGTGKTSIAKSIAEALNRKYTRIAVGGVQDVHDVKGHRRTYVASIPGRIISALVHAKTSNPLMLIDEIDKLDTTAHGGAARAFLEILDPEQNNAFVDNFIEVKVDLSKVLFVCTANYLGSIPPALRDRMEIIEVNGYTKHEKIEIAMRHLIPDACKKAGLKEGLVDIPKETISRLIDKYCRESGLRHVKSLINRIFSKASMKIVEQVEERESDVRIEDVSTEAAEMKKDEKEKKECLEKEEDKGDNSAEVTSNTSKTQSDLKDDVEKSQENTKEILDKENQVTSANAPIAKDQGKDKEVSDVDAKENKDKDTEVETDTENKSRTESENENENKNENEKNQVEEDEGPVKLALPDDIKVEVTTENLKDFVGPEIYTKDRIYETLNPGVATGLAYNTSGDGDALYIESILTDSISSDLGNNGMDVTGSLKDVMKESAAIAYSFAKQYLVRKFPENRFFEAAHIHVHCPGGAIPKDGPSAGIAFTSSLISLALNKSLPNDTAMTGEITLTGKVLAIGGLREKTLGAKRAGYTKIIYPKDCEYQLEEIPDEVKEGITYIPVEWYHEVFDNLFNVSEEEGNNVWGEEFAKREEKKRAKTQQLSDSKV from the coding sequence ATGCAACATATACAAAGTCAACAGAGTATCCGATTTGCATCATCTGCTCCATTAGCTCAAGATTTAAAATCTATAGCGCCATTCATAAACCAAATCTCTGCGATTCCGCCACCATTGTACCAATTGCATCAGAATGATTTGTTGAGTATACGAGATCCCGCATATTTATTTGATAGCTCAAGCGGGTCTCATTTCACAGACAAGCCAACTAGTGAAGAACCTGACAAGTCTGAAAAGTCTGAAAAGTCTGAAAAGTCGGATAAACCTACGAGGAATCGGAAAAGGACTCCAAAAGACCAAGAAAAGACTCCTGAAACACCAGCAAACCCAGACGCAACTGATAAATCTAAAGTGGAGGACAAGAAGGATAAGGAAGAAGTTCCCTCGAACGACGAATCTTCAGATTCAAAGTTGAGCATAGATCCAAACTCGCCAACATCAGGAAGTTCAGTTGGTGCATCTTCTGGGGCCAATGTGAGTGGCGGTGGAGACAATGATGGAAATAATGGTAAAAACGGAATTAATGGTGATGGAAAAGATGGCAATTCCAacgataataataatgataacaGCTCCAAAGACGACAATAGTTTGGTGGTTTCGCGTACTGGACTTTATAGTCCACTTTTGGCAATCCCAATGCGCGATCGTCCTGGTTTACCTGGAAACCATCACTCAATAGTTGTTAGAGATCCCGAGGTGATTAAATGCTTAAAGGAAGTTGTGGACAAGAGAGAGCCATATTTCTTATTGTTTCACGTGCGTGATATGAACCACCCAGAAAGTGATGCAGATATCATCAAGAATAAGGACTTTGTGCATAATGTTGGTACCTTGTGTCAAATACACAAGATTACTTCCATGGACGCATCTTCTGTAACTGTTCTTGCTTATATTCAAAATAGAGTCAAGATGGTTGATTTGAGTACGCCCGAGGTGAAGAGCAAGAATATTGAAGAGCAGAAAGATTTTGCTACTGCTTACTTGAAGAAATTTGGCGTGTCCTATGCTGCAGTTCAACCACTCAAAGACGAGCCATATGATAAGAATAGCGTTGAAATTAGAGCTTTGGTAGAGAACTTTAAATCATTATGTGCAGAGCTTCCTCAAAGTCCTTTGGCTACAGAAGGTGGTAAGAAATTATTGGAATTTCCCTCGATGCTCGCAGACTTTATTGGTGGATCTGTTACTGGTAGTCCCGATCAAATCCAGGATATAATTGAAACATTGGACGTTaagaagaaattggaaaagacGTTGAATTTGTTAAAGACCGAAGTTGAGGCAGATATGATTAAGCGCCAAGCAATCACCAATATGAGGGAAAGAATGGAGAAACAATATGCACAATCAATGGTGAAGGAATTTGCAAAAGAGCTTTTAAAAGCTGCAGGTTTAGGTGAAAACTCGAAAGCTGCTAAATTTGACGAGCGagtaaagaaattgaaaatgccCGAAGAAGCTTTAGAGGCATACAAGACTGAAAAAGCGAGATTGGGAACACTGAGTGATACTGAGCTGAACACTGTGGAAAGATACTTGGACTGGCTTACATCTATACCATTTGGTATTTATTCAAAGGACTCTTTTAACGTTAAAAAAGCAAGAGAAATTTTGGACCGCGACCATTATGGTTTGAAAGATGTCAAAGATAGGATTTTAGAGTTTATCTCTGTTGGTAAAGTATCGGGAACGGTAAATGGGAAAATCATATGTTTGGCTGGTCCTCCAGGTACAGGTAAAACTTCGATTGCAAAGTCAATTGCAGAAGCGTTGAACAGGAAATATACAAGAATAGCTGTGGGTGGTGTTCAAGATGTGCATGATGTCAAGGGACATCGTAGAACTTATGTTGCGTCCATTCCGGGTAGGATCATCTCTGCTTTGGTGCATGCAAAGACTTCAAATCCTTTGATGTTGATTGATGAGATCGACAAGCTTGATACAACTGCCCATGGTGGTGCTGCACGTGCGTTTTTGGAGATTTTGGATCCAGAACAAAATAATGCATTTGTGGATAACTTCATTGAGGTCAAAGTTGATTTGTCCAaagttctttttgtttgtacTGCAAATTACCTCGGCTCGATTCCTCCAGCTTTGAGAGACCGTATGGAAATTATTGAGGTTAATGGTTATACCAAGCATGAGAAGATTGAAATTGCCATGAGACATTTAATCCCTGATGCTTGTAAGAAGGCAGGTTTGAAAGAGGGCTTGGTTGATATACCAAAGGAGACGATTTCAAGATTGATTGACAAGTATTGCCGTGAAAGTGGGTTGAGACACGTGAAAAGTCTTATTAATAGAATATTCAGTAAGGCTTCTATGAAGATAGTCGAGCAAGTAGAAGAGAGGGAATCAGATGTGAGAATTGAAGATGTGCTGACTGAGGCTgcagaaatgaaaaaagatgagaaagaaaagaaagaatgtttggagaaagaggaagataAGGGAGATAATTCAGCAGAAGTAACCAGTAATACCTCAAAAACACAGCTGGATTTGAAGGATGATGTTGAGAAGAGTCaagaaaatacaaaagaaattcttgataaagaaaatcaagTGACATCTGCAAATGCTCCTATTGCCAAAGATCAAGGTAAGGACAAAGAGGTGTCTGATGTTGATGCGAAAGAGAACAAAGACAAGGACACTGAAGTAGAGACCGATACTGAAAACAAGAGCAGAACCGAaagtgaaaatgaaaatgaaaacaagaatgagaatgagaaaaaTCAGGTTGAGGAAGATGAAGGGCCAGTCAAATTGGCATTACCAGATGATATAAAAGTTGAAGTGACAACCGAGAATCTTAAAGACTTTGTTGGTCCCGAAATCTACACCAAGGATAGAATCTATGAGACATTAAACCCTGGTGTTGCAACTGGTCTCGCGTATAACACTTCTGGAGACGGTGATGCCTTGTACATTGAATCTATATTGACAGACTCGATAAGTTCCGATCTTGGTAACAACGGTATGGATGTTACTGGTTCATTGAAGGATGTTATGAAGGAGTCTGCTGCCATAGCCTACTCTTTTGCCAAGCAGTACTTGGTGAGGAAGTTCCCAGAGAATAGGTTCTTTGAGGCTGCGCATATCCATGTGCATTGTCCTGGAGGCGCAATTCCGAAGGATGGCCCTTCTGCTGGTATAGCATTTACCTCCTCTTTGATCTCTTTAGCCTTGAACAAGTCTTTACCAAACGACACAGCAATGACTGGTGAGATCACATTAACCGGTAAAGTGTTGGCTATTGGGGGATTGAGAGAAAAGACTTTGGGAGCCAAGCGTGCGGGATACACCAAGATTATTTATCCTAAGGATTGTGAATACCAATTGGAGGAGATTCCAGATGAAGTTAAAGAAGGCATCACTTATATTCCGGTGGAATGGTACCATGAAGTATTTGACAATTTGTTCAACGTCAGTGAAGAGGAAGGAAATAATGTATGGGGAGAAGAATTTGCAAAACGCgaggagaaaaagagagccAAAACACAACAATTACTGGATAGCAAAGTTTAG